Sequence from the Montipora foliosa isolate CH-2021 chromosome 12, ASM3666993v2, whole genome shotgun sequence genome:
AAAAAAGGTCTCTATTGGTTCAACGATGGGAACTCCTGTTCACCTGGTGACTGTGAAATCACTGGGACATTAATGGCAAGTGACAGAAAAGGAGCCTCACGGAGGAGTGAGCTCCACCTGCTAATTTTTTCACGAAACTTGGAATCCTccattttttaaagctgttaatgTTGACCCAAAAAACGCCCGTAATCAACTCTACAGATGAATGAAAatcgctttcaaggcaaagacctcacacatagactcgctttgacgaaggtgaCGAAGTGATCTTCCGATTGGCCCCTTAGTCATGGCCAACTTTGACTTGTTTGCCTACAGCTGGCCTATGCCAATCAAAACTAAGCGTCCCTGGGTGGGCTTGAACCACCAACCTTTCGGTTAACAGCCGAACGCGCTAACCGATTGCGCCACAGAGACAGGTCTGAACGCTTGGCCGAGGACAAGATTGGACAAACTTCCACTCAATCTTAACCACGACTATGCGATGAGCCTTCTAAATtcctgcggccattttttctagTCCTTTTCAGACACGAAAGTAGCAGTGTCGAGAAAAAGAACAACCAGTCCAGAACGTGTTGTTAACGATCCTTCGATTTCCTTCTACTCATGCCTCACTTGCTTCGTTATTTGCAACAGCTGTCGACAAAAACAAATAGCCCACAacgtctttgaagaaatttttaacgttcctttgattttgttgcacTAGTGGTAACCCTTGAGAGCATTTATTCCGTGCACTTACACTCCAGTATCTTAATGTTCCATTTCACGGTGACAACTCTATGCCGCAAGAATCTTCGAGTTTCACACacaccaaagacaaagaaactttaaaagcaaGCCTGATTTTAAATACGGTTTTTACAATGCCTGACGTTCCtcattcttaaaagaaaagccttacATCATAAGAGTGCAGTTGTGAAATTTGGATCACTTGAGAGCACAGTGgtcctttttaatttcatactCCTTAACATTCCGCAAATAATTAACCGCTCACAAAGTCGTGCTTGTTTtcgtagtgtagtggttatcacgtcCGCCTCACACGCGGAAGGTCGCAGGTTCAAGTCCTGCCGAAAGCAAAGAGCATTTTTGAGGAGCCTATAGCTGAAGCTAAACGACCACAACTCCAGGTTTCTCATTTTGAAGACTGCTACACCATGTTTATTCCAGCCCAACAACCTGCAGTCCCGCAATCTCCAAATACCATTGATCATATGTTGTCAAGTCGAAGAAAATGCACTTTCCTTCTGTCCGTCTGGGTCTGTGCATCGGTACCTGTTAAACGCGAATTGCCTCAACTCAGCTACATGACTCACGTGGTGATTAACAATGAGACAATTTAGACACAGAACACCACATTAGGACAAGTGGTAGggtttgttttcaactctcgCTCAAGTAATTTGCAACACAGTGGGCGTGACGGTAGCTTTCCCTGCAGggcctgttggtctagtggcatgattctcgctttgggtgcgagaggtcccgggttcgactcccggacaggccctttTATACAGCAATGTTCATAGATCAAGAACTTACCGTCAGTATCACACCCCAACATACGGCACACTCTTCTTTCTCCATTGGAGGTCATCGTATCAAAGTTAATCATGAATTGGAAAGCTTGGCAAATTCGTCTCACCCCTGCGCATGATTAACACATTAATGCCACAAACGTGTCACACCAGACCTCCCGCTGCTGTTCAGGTTAAAAAGCTTGAAGCAAGCATAGGATGCTCGCATCTTGGTCGAGTTGTCTTCTAAACCACAGAGCTGGATGACATTAAACTTTCTCTTACTCATAAGATTTAACGTTGACAAGTGgtcttgtgacatttccatagctggtGGCTCGTGTCACTTTTGTGCCTAATCCTAAGCTTTCTTCCTACCTGATGCTCTCTTCAATAATATATCTGATCAGGGACGACGAAGTGTCGAGGCAAAAACAGACGATGCAAATGAGAAGCTCAAGGCATCGCGGTGGCgaacatttaagtgcaaatcCTATAATTATAACTTACCCAGCGTGGTTTCAGGAAATATCGGATTATAGTGGAATATATTGCCCACTTTGCATGCCGGAGGTACCGAGATCGACACCTGGATTTTCCACAGGCAGCCTGTTGTATTGTTACCAAGTTTAATCATGTCATGTCTGCGAGTCTTTCCTTGGAATGAAGAGCAGTTTATCCGctgtaaacttctaaacaagGTCTCTATTGGTTTAACGATGGGAACTCCTGTTGACCTGGTGAGTGTGAAATCACTGGGACATTCATGACAAGTGACAGAAAAGGAGCCTCACGGAGGAATGAGCTCCAGCTTCTGATTTTTTCAGGAAACTTGGAATCCTccattttttaaagctgttaatgTTGACCCGAAAAACGCCCGTAATTAACTCTACAGATGAATGAAAatcgctttcaaggcaaagacctcacacatagactcgctttgacgaaggtgaCGAAGTGATCTTCCGATTGGCCCCTTAGTCATGGCCTGTTTTGAGCTTGTATCAGACCGAAATAGCTTGGGAAATCtgaggatttttttttgtactCTTGCTTTATAGAAGCGTATAGAAgtcaaactggaaaaagcaaaatacaataacTTTCAGGCTCTGTTGCCGTAATGTCCTTGAActaatgtaaattgaaaatacgTTTAAATTTTACTGACAATTCTGTATTCCTTGTATTCTTGCTCTAAAGTCTAAAAAACGAAATAGACTCCTCCGCCGGTTTCGAAACGCGTGTTCACTTTTATACAGACATGCCCCTATATAAGGACGTTACGTAATTACATTGGGGGCTTGAATAATTTCGTGTATAACACTCCCTATCCAGTGCAGAAATCGTATTACATTATTATGTGATTGGATTGAGCAACGATATGCATTAATCACGACATTTGAATTGGTTAGTTGCTTATGTTTCATCATTATGCAGTTCTTGCTTTGTAgcaattaaacaaagtttgtgaATCGGTCGATCATAAACTGAAGTTGCAgtttcaattttagcttttctcaCAAGACCATCTGCTGCCGGATTCGTAAGAAGTATCAGTCCAAGCTTCCATGTTCTTCTTGGAGTTGGTTCCATTTCTAACACCAAATCTCTCTCTTGGAGGTTTTCTCTCGGTGTATACTATTTGTTTCTGGGCAATAAATTTGAGGCGAAATATTTTATCCAACACCTCCAGAATTCTTGAACCCGTTTTTGAGTGCTTCGCATGAGATGCCGCGTATTCACTCTCTCTTCTTGTTGTGGAGCAGGAGGCGGAAAATGGTGGCCAATAAGGTCATTTGGAGTGACAGGAGGGCTTTCCCAGATTCCGTCTGAACTGGGATAAAGAGGTCGGCTGTTTACCAAATATGTCACTTCTGCAAGATGTGTTCTCCACTGTTCCTCCGTGAATGACTGATTCTTGGAAGTGGCGTTCAATGCTTGTCTCACGGATTTAATAAGACTTTCGACTACTCCATTCTGATGGCTTGCACGAGGTACGTTTCATTCCTACTTGAATGTGCATGAAAATTCATTTGACAAGACACTCTGAATTCTGGGGATATCCCAACCTTGCATTACCTTCCTTAAGTATTGTAAGTTCGTTCCGCAATCTGATCAACAGTTAATAGGGTGGCCTCTGAGCGACGCAGATCGACGAAATGCCATGAGAAATGTGTCGGTACTCTTGTCGGTTACAAGTTTTAAATGGATTGCTCTAGTTGTCATGCAAGTAAATATTATTACGTGTGCTGTCTTTAGAGTCTTACGTCCGACTTTAACTTGAAAAGGTCCGAACATGTCTAACGCTGTGCTGCTGACTGCAGGAAATCCTGCTGCGACTCGTAGTTTGGGGAGTTGGCCCATCAACTGCCCCATGGGCTTTCGTCGTAGCTTCTTACACGTAACACATTTACTGGTCACTTGCTTGGCCATTTTACGGACTCCCACGGTCCAGAAGCGTTTCGTCGATTCATAAATGAGGCTTTTGAATCCACAATGTGCTCGTTTCGCATGGAGATGTTTAAGGAGTAGATCTACCATTTGGAGCCCTTTTGGTAAAATGATAGGATTTCGCATCTCATTTGGCAATGACCTGATGTTTTCTAGTCTTCTATATGCGCGTAACAATCCttgttcatctggttttgacatcagcttttggtctacagtGTTTATGTTGATTGTCTCTTGACACCATTTGAACATCTGTAGTTCGGATTCTCTAAATTCTTCTGGTGAAGTTGGGCtcgtgttcttttgtttcttccTTGCATTGTTAATGAATCTCAGGACATAGGCCAGGGTCTTTCTAGCTTTAGTGAACGTTGAGCAGGTCTTCATTAAATGTTGCAGGATAGGGTTATCAGTCGGTTCTCTGATGTTTGTTGATTCTTCTGAAGAAACTGTACGTTGTGTTAGTTCTTTCCACTTGGTCGTCTTCTCCTTGTTGGACTTGATTTCTTTCAACGTTTCCTCGTCTACACTCTTTGAATTTACTTTGAACGTAGGCCAGTCTTCTTCGGGGCGCTGCAGAAATGGAGGACCTTCCATCCAAGTTTTTACCTCCTCTGGTGGTACTCCTCTCGTCAAGACGTCTGCTGGGTTAACATTAGATCTGATGTACTTGAATGCTTGAGTGTCAAGAGTTTCCTGAATCTCAGCAATTCTCACCGAGACAAACGGCTTGAATCTTTTGGGGGGCGTTTTAATCCAGGATTATACGGTTTGTGAATCCATCCAAAATACTGTCTTGGCGTCAGACAACTCGGCAAATTCTAGTGCTTCTTTGCAAGTGCTGTACAATCTGGAGAGCGTAAGACATGCCATTAATTCCAATCGCGGAATGGATTTCTTCTTTAGAGGTGCAACGAACGCCTTCACCATGAGCAGGACAGAGAAGTAATTGCTGTTCGCAAGCTTCCATCTTAGTAACACGACGGCCTCGTACGCCTTCTCTCCTCCGTCGTAAAACCCGTGGATTTCAGGTAAACCCACTGCGTTATCAGGCTTCAACTTTCTGTCGAACTCGTATGTGAGAAGCTGATTGAGGATTTTAATGTTCCTTATCCACTTCGTACGAATCTCTTCGGGAAGAATTTCGTCCCACGAATATCCTGCACTCCACAATTCTTGGAGATCAATTCTCAATTCAATGGTGCATGGTACTACGAGCCCCATGGGATCCCACATTTGTGCGACGCTGGCCAGACATCCCCTTTTTGAAAGGTTTGTCAAGTCTGCTACAATTTCGCTCTTCTTAAAGGAAATCTTGTCGAGAACTTTTATCCATTTATGGCCAAGAAAATCTGGACGTTCCTCGTCTGACTGGTTAACGTTCTTGTTGTTGGAGTGCCATGCTTTGACTTGAAATTGTCCAGTTGAAAGTATGGCGTCGATTTCACTT
This genomic interval carries:
- the LOC137980727 gene encoding uncharacterized protein — protein: MEGPPFLQRPEEDWPTFKVNSKSVDEETLKEIKSNKEKTTKWKELTQRTVSSEESTNIREPTDNPILQHLMKTCSTFTKARKTLAYVLRFINNARKKQKNTSPTSPEEFRESELQMFKWCQETININTVDQKLMSKPDEQGLLRAYRRLENIRSLPNEMRNPIILPKGLQMVDLLLKHLHAKRAHCGFKSLIYESTKRFWTVGVRKMAKQVTSKCVTCKKLRRKPMGQLMGQLPKLRVAAGFPAVSSTALDMFGPFQVKVGRKTLKTAHVIIFTCMTTRAIHLKLVTDKSTDTFLMAFRRSASLRGHPINC
- the LOC137980728 gene encoding uncharacterized protein, coding for MWDPMGLVVPCTIELRIDLQELWSAGYSWDEILPEEIRTKWIRNIKILNQLLTYEFDRKLKPDNAVGLPEIHGFYDGGEKAYEAVVLLRWKLANSNYFSVLLMVKAFVAPLKKKSIPRLELMACLTLSRLYSTCKEALEFAELSDAKTVFWMDSQTV